A single Lolium perenne isolate Kyuss_39 chromosome 6, Kyuss_2.0, whole genome shotgun sequence DNA region contains:
- the LOC127306222 gene encoding uncharacterized protein gives MALEWVVLGYAAGAEAIMLLLLTLPGLDALRHGMITVVRGALKPMMSVVPFCLFLLMDIYWKYETRPTCGDEHACTPSEHLRHQKSIIKSQRNGLLILAALLLYWILFSVTSLVVKLDALQHRVDRLKKRDD, from the coding sequence ATGGCGCTAGAGTGGGTGGTGCTGGGGTACGCGGCGGGCGCGGAGGCGATCATGCTGCTCCTGCTGACCCTGCCCGGCCTCGACGCGCTCCGGCACGGCATGATCACCGTCGTGCGGGGCGCGCTGAAGCCGATGATGTCCGTGGTGCCCTTCTGCCTCTTCCTGCTCATGGACATCTACTGGAAGTACGAGACGCGGCCCACCTGCGGCGACGAGCACGCCTGCACCCCCTCCGAGCACCTCCGCCACCAGAAGTCCATCATCAAGTCGCAGCGCAACGGACTCCTCATCCTCGCCGCGCTGCTCCTCTACTGGATCCTCTTCTCCGTCACCTCCCTCGTCGTCAAGCTCGACGCGCTCCAGCACCGCGTCGACAGGCTCAAGAAGCGCGACGACTGA